In candidate division WOR-3 bacterium, one genomic interval encodes:
- a CDS encoding ABC transporter ATP-binding protein, which yields MLKIEGVSFSYGNEFKLSGIDLELKKGNLTAIIGPNGSGKSTVLKLALGYLKPTHGRIFFKGKNITKLSLKEKSKMISYLPQFAGLDIPFTVEQMIILGRNPWLGKFGFAQSQDFFPLKNLLKEFDLEHISERKFNGLSGGERQRALIAASIAQASDFLILDEPTASLDISYQVDIYKKLRIFASRGTTVLMASHNITLASVFSDEIVILKEGKVYSKGRPRDVIDEKTVRDVFGDSLSLVYQGESPLVFPRSV from the coding sequence ATGCTGAAAATTGAGGGAGTTTCATTTTCATACGGGAATGAGTTTAAGCTTTCCGGAATAGATCTGGAATTGAAAAAAGGAAATCTAACGGCAATTATAGGACCTAACGGAAGCGGAAAGAGCACAGTTTTGAAATTAGCCCTGGGTTACCTGAAGCCAACTCACGGCAGAATTTTTTTTAAGGGAAAAAACATAACAAAACTTTCTCTTAAAGAAAAATCCAAGATGATATCTTACCTGCCTCAATTCGCCGGTCTTGACATACCTTTCACCGTAGAGCAAATGATCATATTGGGCAGAAATCCCTGGCTGGGAAAATTCGGATTTGCCCAGTCACAAGATTTTTTTCCTCTGAAAAATCTTCTTAAAGAGTTTGATCTAGAACATATATCCGAAAGAAAATTCAACGGCCTGAGCGGCGGAGAACGCCAAAGAGCCCTGATCGCCGCAAGCATCGCCCAAGCTTCTGATTTTTTGATCTTGGACGAACCAACTGCTTCTCTTGATATCTCTTATCAGGTGGACATATACAAAAAACTGAGGATCTTCGCGTCTAGGGGCACAACAGTCCTAATGGCAAGCCACAATATAACACTCGCCAGCGTCTTTTCCGATGAAATTGTCATCCTCAAGGAAGGAAAAGTTTATTCAAAGGGCAGACCTCGGGACGTAATAGACGAAAAAACGGTAAGAGATGTTTTCGGAGACTCTCTCTCTCTCGTTTATCAGGGTGAATCTCCTCTTGTTTTCCCGAGGTCGGTTTGA
- a CDS encoding cob(I)yrinic acid a,c-diamide adenosyltransferase: protein MAKLVRGYFQVYTGNGKGKTTAALGLSIRAAGAGLKVYIGQFLKGLPYSEHLALDKFRGQIFYELFGGREFIDMVSPSKIDYERAEKGFQRSLDAVSSGEYDLVILDEINIAAHFGLLDSKKILDLIEKKPVNMELVFTGRYAPMEFIQRADLVTVMEEVKHYYREGVEARTGIEM from the coding sequence ATGGCGAAGTTAGTCAGGGGTTATTTTCAGGTTTACACAGGAAACGGCAAAGGAAAGACAACCGCGGCGTTAGGACTCTCAATCCGCGCAGCGGGGGCAGGTCTTAAAGTTTACATTGGTCAATTTTTGAAAGGACTGCCCTATTCTGAGCACCTCGCCTTGGACAAATTCAGGGGACAGATTTTTTACGAATTGTTCGGTGGTCGGGAATTCATAGACATGGTTTCACCCTCGAAAATTGACTATGAAAGGGCTGAAAAGGGATTTCAAAGATCTCTTGATGCCGTATCTTCAGGAGAATACGACCTCGTCATACTCGACGAAATAAACATCGCAGCCCATTTCGGCCTTTTGGATTCAAAAAAAATATTGGATCTTATAGAAAAAAAACCCGTTAACATGGAGCTTGTTTTTACCGGAAGATACGCGCCTATGGAATTTATCCAAAGAGCCGACCTGGTGACAGTCATGGAAGAAGTGAAACATTATTACCGAGAAGGTGTAGAAGCCAGAACTGGCATTGAGATGTGA
- a CDS encoding ABC transporter substrate-binding protein, translated as MSCSEKSAQKPEYRYDKLVVIGPNLTEIVASLGFSQHIIGIDNWSDPNLASPNAVKVGGILNPNLELIASLKPNAIFIAGNSRDFENFLGNYSIEVLSFTVEDTASILCTIDEISKLLNREKTGDSIIFNIRKEVKSLSALHFPYRPKVLIAITSGTSTPEKFMSANSNTFLGEIISIAGGENVLGDNTVLYPEITRETVVVLNPEIIIELFPSEDTEDSLKMVEKWIKAYPGIQASKNKHIHIVFDESVLLPGPNFIESALYIHSVLQRAVNAEN; from the coding sequence TTGAGTTGCTCAGAAAAAAGCGCTCAGAAACCGGAGTACAGATATGATAAGTTGGTCGTAATAGGGCCAAACCTGACCGAGATCGTGGCGTCGCTCGGCTTTTCTCAGCATATTATCGGCATAGACAATTGGTCCGACCCCAACCTCGCCTCGCCAAACGCAGTCAAAGTCGGGGGTATATTGAACCCTAATCTTGAACTCATCGCCTCCTTAAAACCGAACGCGATTTTTATCGCCGGGAATTCCAGGGATTTTGAAAACTTCCTCGGCAATTATTCCATCGAAGTCCTCTCCTTCACCGTAGAAGACACAGCGAGCATTCTATGTACAATAGATGAAATTTCAAAATTACTGAACAGGGAAAAGACCGGCGATTCAATAATTTTCAACATAAGAAAAGAGGTCAAATCCCTTTCTGCGCTTCATTTTCCATATAGACCAAAAGTTCTTATAGCGATAACTTCAGGGACATCTACGCCGGAAAAGTTTATGTCGGCGAACAGCAATACTTTTTTAGGCGAAATTATCTCAATAGCCGGAGGCGAAAACGTCCTGGGCGACAATACTGTTTTGTATCCGGAAATAACGAGAGAAACGGTTGTTGTACTCAACCCTGAAATCATAATTGAGCTTTTTCCATCTGAAGACACCGAGGATTCTCTGAAAATGGTCGAAAAATGGATCAAAGCCTACCCGGGAATACAAGCATCCAAAAATAAGCATATACATATCGTGTTTGACGAGTCGGTTCTTTTGCCTGGACCTAATTTCATAGAATCCGCCTTATACATACATTCTGTTCTTCAAAGAGCTGTCAATGCTGAAAATTGA
- a CDS encoding PTS sugar transporter subunit IIA encodes MIEEKNVFILKSSTSKGVYSELLKGVKTEHYTTILKALLDREKINSFVLEGNIAFPHARINLISSPIVSIGISPSKDIPFPWQMENSISPVNFVFLLVLPTQEYYLNSRGKYVKYSD; translated from the coding sequence TTGATCGAAGAGAAGAACGTCTTTATTCTGAAATCTTCAACTTCAAAAGGCGTGTATTCCGAACTGCTCAAGGGAGTAAAAACCGAGCACTACACTACTATTTTGAAAGCTCTTTTAGACAGAGAAAAAATTAATTCTTTTGTTCTGGAAGGGAACATAGCTTTTCCGCACGCTAGAATAAACCTCATATCTTCTCCGATTGTCTCTATCGGCATTTCTCCTTCGAAAGACATCCCTTTTCCCTGGCAGATGGAAAATTCGATATCTCCAGTGAATTTCGTTTTTCTGCTGGTCTTGCCAACCCAGGAATACTACCTCAACTCTCGCGGGAAATACGTCAAGTATTCTGATA
- a CDS encoding iron ABC transporter permease, with product MKTVLTKKKLAIVLFCHALPAFFLLSAAPLFGAVQISISDLLKEGVLRDIFFDYRIPRALTAFLLGGGLSLSGAILQSTLKNPLVEPYTLGLSSVSSLGAYLALTYLPFIALSGIFFSLLFSSLTTVFIYIFSSRRKIFSVHDLVLAGITLSIFAGSSITLLRFISNPFTSGSIDRWLAGSLAFANWPNFFWSFVFACPLIVFSFFNMNSYNHLFFSDEISYSRGINVQSLQKISFLMVSLFTAGCVAFFGPIGFVGLIVPHAERKISGNDYRLLLPSSFFSGAAFLTIADIVSRKAVQPSELPVGVVTALLGAPFFLYILLWDKNKEKH from the coding sequence TTGAAAACTGTTCTGACAAAAAAGAAACTCGCGATTGTCCTATTCTGCCATGCTTTGCCTGCTTTTTTTCTTCTATCAGCGGCTCCTCTTTTCGGAGCGGTCCAAATCTCTATTTCAGACCTTCTCAAAGAAGGCGTACTGCGCGATATATTCTTCGATTACCGAATACCGCGAGCGCTGACTGCTTTTTTGCTGGGCGGAGGCTTATCTCTTTCAGGAGCCATTCTTCAGAGCACCCTGAAAAATCCCCTTGTAGAACCATACACACTTGGGTTGAGCAGCGTCTCTTCTTTAGGCGCGTACCTGGCCCTGACTTATTTGCCTTTTATCGCCCTTTCGGGAATATTCTTCTCTCTATTGTTCTCCTCCTTGACAACCGTTTTCATATACATATTTTCTTCGAGGAGAAAAATATTTTCTGTACATGACCTTGTCCTGGCGGGAATCACATTGAGCATTTTCGCGGGTTCATCAATAACCCTTCTGAGGTTTATCTCCAACCCTTTCACTTCAGGATCAATTGACAGATGGCTCGCGGGGTCGCTCGCGTTTGCTAACTGGCCGAATTTTTTCTGGAGTTTTGTTTTCGCATGCCCTCTGATTGTCTTCTCTTTTTTTAACATGAACTCATACAACCATTTATTTTTCTCAGATGAAATAAGCTACTCAAGGGGAATAAACGTCCAATCTCTTCAAAAAATCTCTTTTCTCATGGTAAGCCTTTTTACAGCCGGATGCGTGGCTTTTTTCGGACCAATAGGCTTTGTAGGCCTGATAGTTCCTCACGCCGAAAGAAAAATTTCCGGAAACGATTATCGGCTTCTTTTACCATCATCATTTTTTTCAGGAGCGGCATTTCTGACAATTGCCGACATAGTATCCAGAAAAGCGGTCCAACCCTCGGAATTACCTGTAGGAGTCGTCACCGCTCTCCTCGGCGCGCCTTTTTTCTTGTATATCCTTCTCTGGGACAAGAACAAAGAAAAACATTGA